One window of the Streptomyces sp. TS71-3 genome contains the following:
- a CDS encoding Tellurium resistance, with product MSFWDGLWRGSGATQFDSGSAATNSIELTKRHGAVSLNKQGAATGNLRVNLSWRMRTSDIGAPERGGVLRHPSKLFKPDVVQAHTESMVNVDLDLGCLYELSDGTKGVVQPLGNFFGELNAPPYIKLSGDDRFGSGSGETIFINLDHRDEFKRLLVFVYIYDQTPAFDRTHAVVTLYPSNGPRIEISLDERAPQARSCAVFSLENVKGELTVRREVRFVYGFQAELDRLYGWGLQWGRGYKSKTGR from the coding sequence ATGTCCTTCTGGGACGGTCTCTGGCGCGGAAGCGGCGCGACGCAGTTCGACTCGGGCAGCGCGGCGACGAACTCCATCGAACTCACCAAGCGCCATGGGGCGGTGTCGCTCAACAAGCAGGGCGCGGCCACCGGCAACCTCCGGGTCAACCTCTCGTGGCGCATGCGGACGTCGGACATCGGCGCCCCCGAGCGCGGCGGCGTGCTGCGGCACCCGTCCAAGCTCTTCAAGCCCGATGTCGTGCAGGCGCACACCGAGAGCATGGTCAACGTGGACCTCGACCTCGGGTGCCTCTACGAACTCAGCGACGGCACCAAGGGCGTCGTCCAGCCCCTCGGCAACTTCTTCGGCGAGCTGAACGCCCCGCCCTACATCAAGCTCAGCGGCGACGACCGCTTCGGCTCCGGCTCCGGCGAGACCATCTTCATCAACCTCGACCACCGCGACGAGTTCAAGCGACTCCTGGTCTTCGTCTACATCTACGACCAGACGCCGGCCTTCGACCGCACCCATGCCGTGGTGACGCTCTACCCGAGCAACGGCCCGCGGATCGAGATCAGCCTCGACGAACGGGCGCCGCAGGCCCGCTCCTGCGCCGTCTTCTCCTTGGAGAACGTCAAGGGCGAGCTGACCGTCCGCCGCGAGGTGAGGTTCGTCTACGGCTTCCAGGCCGAACTCGACCGGCTCTACGGCTGGGGCCTCCAGTGGGGCCGCGGCTACAAGTCCAAGACCGGCCGCTGA
- a CDS encoding DUF475 domain-containing protein has protein sequence MLLKTFGWSFAITVVGLVVAVLIGGWTAFGIVAILSVLEISLSFDNAVVNAGVLKKMNAFWQKIFLTIGVLIAVFGMRLIFPVVIVAVTAKLSPVDAVNLAFTDKSRYQQLVTDAHPAIAAFGGMFLLMIFLDFIFEDRDIQWLRWIERPLARLGKVDMLAVCISLIVLLISSMTFAAHAHQHGGVHVDKGQTVLISGVAGLITYMIVGGLSGHFEAQLEEEEEREAEAEEEAERSGGRKNAVKLAGQAAFFMFLYLEVLDASFSFDGVIGAFAITNDIVWMALGLGIGALYVRSLTVYLVRQGTLDDYVYLEHGAHYAIGALAVILLVTIRFEINEVITGLAGVLLIGWSFWSSVRRNRAIEAAEGKGEASGDKAEVSSGV, from the coding sequence GTGCTTCTGAAAACCTTCGGGTGGTCGTTCGCGATCACCGTGGTCGGCCTGGTCGTGGCCGTGCTCATCGGAGGCTGGACAGCCTTCGGCATCGTAGCGATCCTGTCCGTCCTGGAGATCTCGCTCTCGTTCGACAACGCGGTGGTCAACGCCGGTGTCCTGAAGAAGATGAACGCCTTCTGGCAGAAGATCTTCCTCACGATCGGCGTGCTGATCGCGGTCTTCGGCATGCGGCTGATCTTCCCCGTGGTGATCGTCGCCGTGACGGCGAAGCTCAGCCCGGTCGACGCGGTCAATCTCGCCTTCACCGACAAGAGCCGCTACCAGCAACTGGTGACCGACGCCCACCCGGCGATCGCCGCCTTCGGTGGCATGTTCCTGCTGATGATCTTCCTCGACTTCATATTCGAGGACCGGGACATCCAGTGGCTGCGCTGGATCGAGCGGCCCCTGGCGAGGCTCGGCAAGGTCGACATGCTCGCGGTCTGCATCTCCCTCATCGTGCTCCTGATCTCCTCCATGACCTTCGCCGCCCACGCCCACCAGCACGGCGGGGTCCATGTGGACAAGGGCCAGACCGTACTGATCTCCGGAGTGGCCGGACTGATCACGTACATGATCGTCGGGGGTCTCTCCGGCCACTTCGAGGCCCAGCTCGAAGAAGAGGAGGAACGCGAGGCCGAGGCCGAGGAGGAAGCCGAACGCTCGGGGGGCAGGAAGAACGCCGTGAAGCTGGCCGGCCAGGCCGCCTTCTTCATGTTCCTCTACCTGGAAGTCCTCGACGCCTCGTTCTCCTTCGACGGCGTCATCGGCGCGTTCGCCATCACCAACGACATCGTCTGGATGGCGCTCGGCCTCGGCATCGGCGCTCTGTACGTACGGTCCCTGACCGTCTACCTGGTCCGCCAGGGAACGCTCGACGACTACGTCTACCTGGAACACGGCGCCCACTACGCGATCGGCGCCCTGGCCGTGATCCTCCTGGTGACGATCCGGTTCGAGATCAACGAGGTCATCACGGGCCTGGCCGGGGTGTTGCTGATCGGCTGGTCCTTCTGGTCGTCCGTGCGCCGTAACCGCGCCATCGAGGCGGCCGAGGGAAAAGGTGAGGCCTCGGGTGACAAGGCAGAAGTGTCGTCCGGGGTCTGA